Proteins from a single region of Hordeum vulgare subsp. vulgare chromosome 6H, MorexV3_pseudomolecules_assembly, whole genome shotgun sequence:
- the LOC123402663 gene encoding bisdemethoxycurcumin synthase-like, protein MGSVPAPAATPSVREIWRARRADGPAAVLAIGTANPAHCVPQDEFPDFYFRATNSDHLTALKAKFKRVFQKLGVEKRYLHHTEELIRAHPEFLDDEAASLDARLDIVATAVPDLAAEASRKAIAEWGRPAADITHLVVTTNSGAHIPGVDFRLIALLGLRPSVRRTMLYLNGCFAGSAALRLAKDLAENNRGARVLVVCAELTLMLFGGPKEGSFERLIHQGLFGDGAGAVVVGADPLGPGEHALFEMMSAAQTVIPDSDDAITMHVTKGGFGGNISTRQVPVFIGDNVERCLHDSLEPLGIAAKWNDLFWAVHPGSSAILDRIDTVLQLESEKLAASRRVLSDYGNMFGVTIIFVLDELRRRLREQQGVGGVPEWGVMMTFGPGLTVETMVLHATGHVHASP, encoded by the exons ATGGGAAGTGTTCCAGCACCAGCAGCCACCCCCAGCGTGCGCGAGATCTGGCGCGCGCGGCGCGCAGACGGGCCGGCGGCCGTGCTGGCCATCGGCACGGCGAACCCGGCGCACTGCGTGCCCCAGGACGAGTTCCCGGACTTCTACTTCCGCGCCACCAACAGCGACCACCTCACCGCCCTCAAGGCCAAGTTCAAGAGAGTCT TCCAGAAGCTAGGCGTTGAGAAACGCTACCTCCACCACACGGAGGAGCTAATCCGCGCCCACCCGGAGTTCCTCGACGACGAGGCGGCGTCCCTGGACGCCCGGCTGGACATCGTCGCCACCGCCGTCCCGGATCTGGCTGCGGAGGCCTCTAGGAAGGCCATCGCCGAGTGGGGCCGGCCGGCCGCCGACATCACCCACCTCGTCGTCACCACAAACTCCGGCGCCCACATCCCCGGCGTCGACTTCCGCCTCATCGCGCTCCTCGGGCTCCGCCCCTCCGTGCGCCGCACCATGCTCTACCTCAAcggctgcttcgccggctccgCCGCGCTGCGCCTCGCCAAGGACCTCGCCGAGAACAACCGCGGCGCGCGCGTCCTCGTGGTCTGCGCCGAGCTCACCCTCATGCTCTTCGGCGGACCCAAGGAGGGCTCCTTCGAGAGGCTCATCCACCAGGGGCTCTTCGGCGACGGCGCGGGCGCCGTCGTCGTCGGCGCCGACCCGCTGGGCCCCGGCGAGCACGCCCTGTTCGAGATGATGTCCGCCGCGCAGACGGTGATACCGGACTCCGACGACGCCATCACCATGCACGTCACCAAGGGCGGGTTCGGCGGCAACATCTCCACGAGGCAGGTCCCAGTGTTCATCGGGGACAACGTCGAGCGGTGCCTCCACGACTCGCTTGAGCCGCTCGGCATCGCCGCGAAATGGAACGACCTCTTCTGGGCGGTGCACCCCGGCTCGTCTGCCATACTGGATCGCATTGACACGGTGCTCCAGCTCGAGTCGGAGAAGCTGGCGGCGAGCCGCCGGGTGCTCAGCGACTACGGCAACATGTTCGGCGTGACGATTATATTTGTTCTCGACGAGCTGCGGCGGAGGCTTAGGGAGCAGCAAGGGGTCGGCGGCGTGCCGGAGTGGGGTGTGATGATGACCTTCGGGCCGGGGCTCACCGTGGAGACGATGGTGTTGCACGCCACGGGGCACGTGCATGCGTCCCCATGA